ATCGGCCCTGTCATGAGAAAGGGGGATACCATGGAAAGATCCTGCTTTGACGGTATTGTAAGGTTCGTCGACGATTCCCTCCGGGACGACAAACATATAGTCTACCTGGAAGGCTTTTTCTCAAAGACCTTTTTCTCTTTCTATTTCCGGCTCTATGCATTGTTCAAATCGGTTGTTTATCTTTTCTCCCGGAAAGGTTTATGCACATGCAGGTTCGAGGGAATTGAACTTTATGAGGCCGGCATGGAGGGTCAGTAAGTTCCCATTTCTTTCGGAACGTTCAGCGACTGTCCGGTCACCTTGTTGATATGGCTCTCACAGGGTCCAGGCTTGCTGCGCGCTGTGCCGGGTAGATGCCAGCTATGAGGTTCAGCAGGAAGACAACGGTTATGATCAGGAGAACATCCGTCGGGCGCACAATTACAGGTATCGAGCTGATACCGTACACTCCTTCAGGCAGAGGATAGCTGCCTACAGAAAGTGCGATGACAGTTCCTGCAAGGGCTCCCAGTACAGCGCCTGCAAGTCCCAGCATCCCGCTCTCAAGCAGGAAAACAAGCCTTATCCCGGACCTGCTCATTCCCATTGCCATCAGGATGCCTATCTCTTTAAGCTTGCTCATGACCACCATGTTCAGGGTGCTCACGACTCCGAAAGATGCAATAAGGAGTATGAATCCCAGGGTAACCTGGTTGGAGGACCTCTCGATTGCCAGGGTCTGCAGTATCTCCGGGTTGTTCTGGGTCCAGCCATCTGCCCTGTAGCCTTCTTCCCTTATGATGGAAGCTACTTCCCTGTCCCGATTAAAATCCGCCAGTCTCAGTGAAATGCCGTTGATGACATCCGCAGTGCCATAGAAATCCTGTGCCGTCCCAAGGGATGTATATGTCAGGCTTTCATCCGCAGGCGTGCCAGTATCGTATATAGCTATAACCCTCAGGGATAGGGTATTTGCATTTGGGAAAGATACTTCCACACTGTCTCCCATCTGCAGTCCAAGCCTGCGGGCGAGATCATCGCCTATCACGATCCCTCTCCTCGAGTATGCAAGCTCTTCAAAATCACCTTCTATCACGTCATTGCTCACATGTGCTACTGCTTCCTCCTCCGTGGGTACGACTCCCTTTAGTGCTGCATTTGCGGTCTTGTCCCTGTACCGGAAAGAAGCCTCACCTATGAGATATGGAGAGGAAGCCACCACGCCCTCTATGCTGTTGACTTCCCTGACGATGTTCCCGTAGAGGTGTATGTAGTCCTCGCCTTCCTGGGGCGATACGACAACATGTGGCAGGTTGGCAACTGTGGACTCATATATCTCCTGTGTGAATCCTGCCATAAAAGCCTGGGAGACCATAAGGATCATAACTGCTATCCCGATGGCTGCAACCGAGAGGATGGTCTGGCGCTTTCTTGCCTTTATGTGCCGGAGTGCTATGAAGAGTTCATACCGCATTCAGGACACCTGTACTTACCTGTTCCTCATTCTCAGGAAAAGGACGGCCGCAAGGCAGGTAGCTCCCAGGTAAGCAGTCGTGAACCCGGGAGCCTGCGTGTTCTCATTGTCTGTGGTATTGGTGGTGTTCACGCGCCTGACAGGAGCAGCCTCGATGATGGTCTCCCTCCTGTCCAGTATGACTCCTCCCCTGCCCATAACCTCTATGGTCAGCCTGTAGGTGCCTTCCGGAAGCCTGTTCTCCCAGATCGTCTCGACGGTCTCGTCATCACCGCTAAGGAGTACGGGTGACCTCTCGGTAGCCGACTCGACGACTGCCCCGTCGCTGTCCATTACCGTG
This DNA window, taken from Methanolobus chelungpuianus, encodes the following:
- a CDS encoding inorganic diphosphatase, giving the protein MRIVVETPKYSFSKSRKEGSQFIKEFISPIPTLFNYGFVDGSVSEDGMGIDVIIIGPVMRKGDTMERSCFDGIVRFVDDSLRDDKHIVYLEGFFSKTFFSFYFRLYALFKSVVYLFSRKGLCTCRFEGIELYEAGMEGQ
- a CDS encoding ABC transporter permease — encoded protein: MRYELFIALRHIKARKRQTILSVAAIGIAVMILMVSQAFMAGFTQEIYESTVANLPHVVVSPQEGEDYIHLYGNIVREVNSIEGVVASSPYLIGEASFRYRDKTANAALKGVVPTEEEAVAHVSNDVIEGDFEELAYSRRGIVIGDDLARRLGLQMGDSVEVSFPNANTLSLRVIAIYDTGTPADESLTYTSLGTAQDFYGTADVINGISLRLADFNRDREVASIIREEGYRADGWTQNNPEILQTLAIERSSNQVTLGFILLIASFGVVSTLNMVVMSKLKEIGILMAMGMSRSGIRLVFLLESGMLGLAGAVLGALAGTVIALSVGSYPLPEGVYGISSIPVIVRPTDVLLIITVVFLLNLIAGIYPAQRAASLDPVRAISTR